The Diadema setosum chromosome 12, eeDiaSeto1, whole genome shotgun sequence genome has a segment encoding these proteins:
- the LOC140235581 gene encoding uncharacterized protein has translation MTDADCQTTGSGDVSIEDIRSWWKVPAIAHFCSLFRSTFALPDYEIEELEEALFLDAGHESTPFLPNLLVALLRGCFSKKDITLSTYDQYLREFMKQHWEMVEGRVNPLNLEDATFKGLPTLTKVEILHSLCDFRLDAVDVSVLKEYSGDQLRVEPLGTDQKGAKYWYFYSTRLYKEDPAPSMEQREAARKKKEKEQKKKKKEKEVAKKKRLRETVKARKALEKRLAKKGLKKAKKPLLVKSDGDTCSDDNIPLTHLRKKKQSESEKEKTTKEEKPPAGRLKGKRKLEEVVAEKEPEIEEVNENGKRTKKMPAKKNAKKVKKEEIKKEESGSDADSESEEDGSNSSNKAKKKEKKKRKVAKREDLGTETECDEEDVKTKKGVILKAKVRLKKEPLLSSADSQNDGETKKGKKTKGKIGKGDATKKVKEETATSADSEMEMGKGKRARGKVKSDKGKQGKEANLKAEHSQEETESEKTKGQRAKKGKGKKATVTNSESEGEVAKDKAKDGKNVKRKLKKESSVEHQSGSEMDSSKNKKGQKKKVKKENMSQDEDKEGVASNAKSNRKKDTAKKSESGDEQEGKPRKRRVKRREIKSKEIITETESDTADETLPKGKVDPVQEKGKETTREEKATASGPVTRRSTPQKLKKQASVESQSDRDMEGKGPKGKRKESKKAKGKNATGTNSQTEEEGEINKTKAGSKKAKMSAKAVKPKPSKKPAKASSQESQEEPEASQDEHTGASKTAKGSSKARQTSKAKTAAKKDSKACRNSSRSPAKASQEGADTSVQSSQEEPSSKTATKGRKAPAKKGATPKAAPKKSSKVSSQESDGEEKEALRELQALLLLEKMLSVESDDSSSSSEEEEPETCRWHLVCHTEEDWHRLAESFKKSRNKCERELYLVLTEDFLDDIHNIFAAKERALRRKLQEMVPRRTSGRIADLKVKQEEEARLKVLAQCEEAAKAEAAEASRKISLRRRNRRQGEYAENEDEEEEEEDDEDDDDEEEVAENGEDERKDGEEEEEEDEEEEKVKSEEKAAAEKYDQQRRERSMRARLRAKNASPELSDDPNSSSAVPYDLGIGRTTRSSRSQVQAEQEKEKLRNSFAKVLETTKSHHEAWPFIEPVQESYAPNYYSIIKAPMDIATMDLKVEEKMYHSVNEFVSDMDLIFQNCVQYNGRKSEYTMMARKVEACFRRALKKQFPNFRKKNANCRGPPVSKPVFTDSQDEEETDSQSSHDGRMRKKVKEDEDNTSANKEHPSSSPSPCASPASYHSEDYVDIKRCKRGAKGSSKWKPDIKDENDGDDEGGNDSDEDTDGDMRGVKDILVKGKGVSSSREKLLAGDEDDEGSINKKNSSVPGAVVGESASNAVAGSLSSSAGTGAASTGPVEKTFMGEPRGGQGYMPTSSARYMENVDKPRAHVPPMVGTPLRQSTVGHLNNQTKSLQDRETAGDRSRTHGTAGNEERNAQFSPHPKVTNASSAPVQDVSGQPHSDRGLDKNVYADKHLTQTGVHHGVAQGPEPLAVQPVAERNTAVQSNTNQGSYQGMIDLNARRPPPLQSQWYSPPNEQSNKPNSATQAVPPLKAGVPQVAQEVQGPLTQGSSLQPQVTGNLDQRTHENIPMHSSSGYSSNQHQMHPHSQVPPGNHSQSHSHHYPPLHGTGVPTHSIGASSPWGVPPRDVEQQQPTKLWHPLAVDSPSGGSHGQPNIGEKVQSPPQIPHVTQSSNQPSTVPSSAGQQEAPISGSLQRLASQGSPNAHHGSSTTATELLRSMASPTRSVGDPLRPSSDATASNIQPKPLTDSNSRPGSSFRIPSHSPMPSAIPSGYAGYSGLSTQHVPTPGLPSHFGGPNSSGMENPTYQGYSGQVLPGRKDIPYDPMRAGHTSPFPTTVNPKGDIFNSTGRLTPGSSIHPLSSHRSSAFNQPQPSLYASQLHHPIPASQTLPSSYPGLSNPSHLRTLLQGRQGPIPDPMGRMGQSDMGMLGRNPYLEQSAYGSAIAPGMDPRYTPSMYPQQYNPSLSQQPAATSMTYQVGSGNSYFPSQSPHPQGYHSLNPSHVPGFRR, from the exons ATGACTGATGCGGATTGTCAGACGACTGGGTCGGGCGATGTGTCCATTGAAGATATACGTAGCTGGTGGAAAGTTCCGGCCATCGCTCATTTCTGCTCGCTCTTCCGATCAACATTCGCTTTGCCAGACTATGAAATCGAG GAACTTGAAGAGGCCCTGTTCTTGGATGCTGGCCATGAATCGACTCCTTTCCTACCAAATCTTTTGGTGGCATTGCTTCGAGGATGCTTCAGCAAAAAGGACATCAC ACTGTCAACTTACGACCAATATCTGCGAGAATTCATGAAGCAGCACTGGGAGATGGTGGAGGGGCGTGTCAACCCCCTCAATCTAGAGGATGCCACCTTCAAGGGCCTACCCACCCTCACCAAGGTGGAGATTCTGCACTCCCTGTGTGACTTCCGACTTGATGCTGTTGACGTGTCCGTCCTCAAG GAGTATAGTGGAGATCAGCTGAGGGTAGAACCTCTGGGAACGGACCAGAAAGGGGCCAAGTACTGGTACTTCTACAGCACCAGGCTGTACAAGGAAGACCCTGCCCCCTCAATGGAACAGCGGGAAGCAGCCAGAAAGAAAAA AGAAAAggaacagaaaaagaagaagaaagagaaggaagtTGCAAAGAAAAAGCGTCTGCGGGAAACAGTGAAAGCCAGGAAGGCTCTTGAGAAGCGGCTTGCCAAGAAAGGACTAAAGAAAGCCAAGAAGCCGCTGCTCGTTAAAAGTGATGG TGATACCTGCAGTGATGACAACATCCCTTTGACACACCTGCGGAAGAAGAAGCAATCTGAAAGCGAGAAAGAGAAGACGACTAAAGAGGAGAAGCCCCCAGCAGGTAGATTGAAGGGGAAAAGAAAATTGGAAGAGGTTGTGGCAGAAAAGGAGCCGGAGATTGAGGAGGTCAACGAAAATGGGAAACGCACCAAGAAGATGCCGGCAAAGAAAAATGCCAAGAAAGTGAAGAAGGAGGAGATCAAGAAGGAGGAATCGGGAAGTGATGCAGACTCCGAGAGCGAGGAAGATGGCAGCAATTCAAGTAACAAGgcgaaaaaaaaggaaaagaagaagcgAAAGGTGGCCAAGAGAGAAGACCTGGGGACAGAGACGGAGTGTGACGAAGAAGATGTCAAGACAAAGAAAGGAGTGATTTTGAAGGCGAAAGTTCGATTGAAAAAAGAGCCGTTGTTGAGCAGTGCTGATAGTCAGAATGATGGGGAAACTAAGAagggaaaaaagacaaaaggaaaaatTGGGAAGGGTGATGCGACTAAGAAGGTGAAGGAGGAGACAGCTACTAGTGCTGATAGTGAGATGGAGATGGGAAAAGGTAAAAGAGCAAGAGGGAAAGTAAAATCAGACAAGGGAAAGCAAGGAAAGGAAGCCAATCTAAAAGCGGAGCACAGCCAGGAAGAGACAGAGTCGGAGAAGACAAAAGGCCAAAGAGCCAAGAAGGGTAAGGGCAAGAAAGCCACTGTTACCAACTCAGAGAGCGAAGGGGAAGTGGCCAAAGATAAAGCTAAGGATGGGAAAAATGTCAAGCGGAAACTGAAGAAGGAATCTTCAGTTGAACACCAGAGTGGAAGTGAGATGGATTCCAGCAAGAATAAGAAGGGGCAGAAGAAGAAGGTTAAAAAGGAGAATATGTCACAAGATGAAGATAAAGAGGGTGTTGCATCCAATGCAAAATCCAACAGGAAGAAGGATACCGCAAAGAAGTCAGAAAGTGGTGACGAGCAGGAAGGAAAGCCAAGGAAGAGAAGAGTAAAGAGAAGAGAGATCAAGAGTAAAGAGATCATTACTGAAACTGAGAGTGATACAGCTGATGAAACACTGCCCAAAGGGAAGGTTGACCCTGTgcaagagaaagggaaagagaccACAAGGGAAGAGAAGGCAACTGCTTCAGGTCCAGTCACAAGAAGGAGTACTCCCCAAAAGCTCAAGAAACAGGCATCAGTGGAAAGTCAAAGTGACAGGGACATGGAGGGAAAGGGTCCCAAAGGtaagagaaaagaaagcaagaaagcaAAGGGTAAGAATGCTACAGGAACAAACTCCCAGACAGAAGAGGAAGGGGAGATCAACAAAACCAAGGCAGGCTCCAAGAAGGCAAAGATGAGTGCGAAGGCTGTAAAACCAAAACCCTCCAAGAAACCAGCCAAGGCCTCCTCTCAAGAGAGCCAAGAAGAGCCAGAGGCATCCCAGGATGAGCACACTGGTGCATCCAAAACTGCCAAGGGGTCAAGCAAGGCCAGGCAGACCTCTAAGGCCAAAACTGCAGCCAAGAAGGACAGCAAGGCCTGCAGGAACTCCAGCAGGAGCCCTGCGAAGGCTTCCCAAGAGGGTGCTGATACCTCTGTCCAGAGCTCCCAAGAGGAACCCTCATCAAAGACAGCCACCAAGGGACGCAAAGCTCCTGCAAAGAAGGGAGCCACACCTAAGGCAGCCCCCAAGAAGTCGTCGAAAGTGTCCTCGCAGGAGAGTGACGGGGAGGAGAAGGAAGCCCTGCGAGAGCTGCAGGCACTGCTGCTCCTGGAGAAGATGCTGTCCGTTGAGTCCGACGACAGCTCCAGCTCGAGTGAGGAAGAGGAGCCAGAGACGTGTCGCTGGCACCTTGTCTGCCACACCGAGGAGGACTGGCACCGTCTGGCAGAATCCTTCAAGAAATCCAGGAACAAGTGTGAGAGGGAGCTCTACCTGGTGCTGACAGAGGACTTCCTTGATGACATCCACAACATTTTTGCCGCAAAG GAGCGAGCCTTGCGGCGCAAACTGCAAGAGATGGTGCCAAGGAGAACGTCGGGAAGAATTGCTGACCTCAAGGTTAAACAGGAGGAAGAG GCAAGGTTGAAAGTACTCGCCCAGTGTGAAGAGGCGGCCAAAGCAGAAGCTGCCGAGGCTTCGCGGAAGATATCTCTACGGAGGAGAAACCGCAGACAGGGTGAATATGCTGAAAACGAagacgaggaggaggaagaggaagatgacgaggatgacgatgatgaggaggaggtgGCTGAGAATGGGGAGGATGAAAGAAAAGATGgcgaagaggaggaggaggaagacgaggaggaggagaaagttAAGAGCGAGGAAAAGGCAGCTGCAGAGAAATATGATCAGCAGAGGAGAG AGCGTTCCATGCGGGCCCGGTTGCGTGCCAAGAATGCCTCTCCCGAGCTTTCGGATGACCCCAACTCCAGCAGCGCAGTGCCCTACGACCTGGGCATCGGGCGAACCACGCGGAGCAGCCGAAGTCAGGTCCAAGCTGAGCAGGAGAAGGAGAAGCTGAGGAACAGCTTTGCTAAGG TGTTGGAGACAACCAAGAGCCACCATGAGGCTTGGCCCTTTATCGAGCCAGTGCAGGAATCCTATGCCCCAAACTACTACAGCATCATCAAGGCTCCCATGGACATTGCCACCATGGATCTTAAGGTGGAGGAGAAGATGTACCACTCTGTTAATGAG TTTGTGAGTGACATGGACTTAATTTTCCAGAACTGTGTTCAGTACAACGGGCGTAAAAGTG AATACACTATGATGGCAAGAAAGGTGGAGGCATGCTTCCGCCGAGCACTGAAGAAGCAGTTCCCCAATTTTCGTAAGAAGAACGCCAACTGCCGCGGCCCGCCCGTGTCAAAGCCTGTCTTCACGGACTCACAGGATGAAGAAGAAACGGATTCGCAGAGTTCCCATGATGGCAGGATGCGGAAGAAGGTCAAGGAGGATGAAGACAACACATCGGCAAACAAGGAACATCCGTCGTCAAGTCCAAGTCCCTGTGCGAGTCCAGCATCGTATCACTCTGAAGATTATGTCGATATCAAAAGGTGTAAGAGAGGTGCTAAGGGTTCCTCAAAGTGGAAACCAGACATCAAGGATgaaaatgatggtgatgatgagggGGGAAATGATAGCGATGAGGATACCGATGGGGACATGCGTGGTGTGAAAGATATTCTCGTGAAAGGCAAGGGAGTGTCTTCATCAAGAGAGAAACTGCTTGCTGGTGATGAAGATGACGAGGGAAGCATCAATAAAAAGAATAGCAGTGTACCCGGGGCAGTTGTTGGAGAGTCGGCAAGCAATGCAGTAGCTGGGTCCCTCTCTAGCTCAGCTGGAACAGGCGCAGCATCCACAGGGCCAGTGGAAAAGACTTTCATGGGTGAACCCAGGGGAGGACAGGGCTACATGCCGACCTCCAGTGCCAGGTACATGGAGAACGTAGACAAACCGAGAGCACATGTACCTCCAATGGTGGGCACGCCTCTGAGACAAAGTACTGTTGGACACTTAAACAATCAAACCAAGTCATTGCAGGATAGAGAGACTGCTGGGGACAGGAGCAGAACTCATGGTACAGCAGGCAATGAGGAGAGAAATGCACAGTTCTCTCCTCATCCTAAGGTAACAAATGCTAGTTCAGCACCAGTGCAAGATGTCTCTGGACAACCTCATTCAGACAGAGGTTTGGATAAAAATGTATATGCCGACAAACACTTGACCCAAACTGGTGTTCACCACGGTGTCGCGCAGGGTCCTGAACCTTTAGCTGTGCAGCCAGTGGCTGAAAGGAATACAGCTGTACAATCAAATACTAACCAGGGATCGTACCAAGGGATGATAGATCTCAATGCACGTCGGCCCCCTCCCCTCCAGTCCCAGTGGTACAGTCCACCAAATGAACAAAGCAATAAGCCCAACAGTGCAACACAGGCTGTTCCACCCTTAAAGGCGGGGGTGCCACAAGTGGCGCAGGAAGTGCAAGGACCACTAACTCAGGGAAGCTCGCTGCAACCACAGGTGACTGGTAACCTAGATCAAAGAACTCATGAAAACATTCCAATGCATTCATCAAGTGGCTATTCGTCAAACCAGCATCAAATGCATCCTCACAGTCAGGTTCCACCTGGCAATCATTCCCAAAGCCATTCTCATCACTATCCCCCTTTACATGGTACTGGAGTGCCAACCCATTCAATAGGAGCTAGCTCCCCATGGGGTGTCCCTCCAAGAGATGTTGAACAGCAGCAACCCACAAAGCTGTGGCACCCTCTAGCTGTGGACTCGCCTTCAGGAGGCAGCCATGGCCAACCAAATATTGGCGAGAAAGTTCAGAGTCCTCCACAGATTCCTCATGTTACACAGAGCAGTAACCAACCCAGCACTGTACCCTCTTCAGCTGGTCAGCAAGAAGCTCCGATTTCAGGATCCTTGCAGCGGTTGGCGTCTCAAGGGAGTCCCAATGCTCACCATGGTAGCAGTACTACAGCCACAGAGCTCCTACGGAGTATGGCCTCACCTACAAGGAGTGTTGGGGATCCTCTGAGACCAAGTTCAGATGCCACTGCATCCAACATCCAGCCAAAGCCGTTGACCGATAGTAACTCAAGACCAGGAAGTTCTTTCCGGATTCCCTCACACAGTCCTATGCCTAGTGCCATTCCTTCAGGCTATGCCGGTTATAGTGGCTTGTCTACGCAGCATGTCCCTACTCCAGGATTGCCAAGTCACTTTGGTGGTCCCAACTCCTCTGGTATGGAAAACCCCACTTACCAAGGTTACAGTGGGCAGGTGCTACCTGGTAGGAAAGACATTCCCTATGATCCCATGAGGGCTGGTCACACGTCACCCTTCCCTACCACTGTCAACCCCAAGGGGGACATCTTCAACTCAACAGGTCGCCTGACACCAGGGAGCAGCATCCACCCGCTGTCCTCGCACCGCTCCTCAGCCTTCAACCAGCCACAACCGTCACTCTACGCCAGCCAGCTCCACCACCCGATCCCGGCCAGCCAGACCTTGCCCTCCTCCTACCCGGGCCTGAGCAACCCCTCTCACCTACGCACCCTTCTGCAGGGCAGACAGGGCCCCATCCCAGACCCCATGGGCAGGATGGGGCAGTCTGACATGGGTATGCTGGGTAGAAACCCATACCTTGAGCAGTCTGCCTACGGATCAGCCATAGCACCGGGCATGGACCCAAGATACACCCCATCTATGTACCCCCAGCAGTACAACCCTTCCCTCTCACAGCAACCTGCAGCCACCAGCATGACTTACCAG GTCGGCAGTGGCAATTCCTACTTCCCTAGCCAGTCTCCTCATCCCCAGGGTTACCACTCTCTCAACCCCAGTCATGTACCAGGCTTCAGGCGATGA